One region of Demequina sp. TMPB413 genomic DNA includes:
- a CDS encoding FtsX-like permease family protein, producing the protein MSALRGARRPSPPRRWMAWVGSALVAIGVALDIVATRRFEASFDVIDDSSMANQASVLLIAGFAATFAGLAFVSTALLRGLARVLAPVSVSARLAARDAARNVGRTVPVIAAIGATLAIATAVVVTNDQDIARWQGERDFQAPLGDGRLYLDMDATSTTAGELVEAVRSVVPDATITEVAAWDTGTVEPGTLVPEVAYPRELLCLHQGRTAREIAEDPRCDDDVAWNSNVAVGGAAQLSAITGQEPSQAALDALAGGEAVAFNPDQVTDGALTIQLWDYAAGNYPSYGDEAGPTNKPSGEFGLPAVVERTAGGQTRAFAGIISPATAAELGYPVVPSTVYVHVDGGIDQKQEARINAALTTAGGGWLRVERLYETPQYQLLLAYAALAVALLVAGAATGVALGLARADARRDDFTLASLGASPRLARASAGWQGAIIVAVASAMGLATGLMTTWTLSYQSLDMQFSPPWLWLGAALIALPSVVGLLAAAFTKPVRATHYRLAA; encoded by the coding sequence ATGTCAGCGTTGCGCGGGGCACGCAGGCCTTCACCGCCGCGGCGCTGGATGGCCTGGGTCGGCTCCGCACTCGTGGCGATAGGTGTGGCGCTCGACATCGTCGCCACACGTCGCTTCGAGGCGTCGTTCGACGTCATTGACGATTCCTCCATGGCCAACCAGGCCTCGGTGCTGCTGATAGCGGGCTTCGCGGCGACGTTTGCGGGACTTGCCTTTGTCTCCACCGCGCTCTTGCGTGGCCTCGCGCGGGTCCTCGCCCCGGTGAGCGTGTCAGCACGGCTTGCCGCGAGGGACGCCGCACGCAACGTGGGGCGCACCGTTCCCGTGATCGCCGCCATCGGGGCAACGCTGGCGATAGCGACAGCCGTGGTGGTCACGAACGACCAAGACATCGCCCGATGGCAGGGAGAGAGGGACTTCCAGGCGCCCCTTGGCGACGGCAGGCTCTATCTCGACATGGACGCCACCTCCACCACAGCGGGCGAGTTGGTCGAGGCGGTACGAAGCGTGGTGCCGGACGCCACCATCACCGAGGTGGCGGCATGGGACACCGGCACCGTGGAGCCGGGCACCTTGGTGCCCGAGGTGGCGTATCCGCGAGAACTTCTTTGCCTCCACCAGGGGCGCACGGCACGCGAGATTGCCGAGGATCCGCGCTGCGACGACGACGTGGCCTGGAACTCCAACGTGGCGGTTGGAGGTGCCGCACAGTTGAGTGCCATCACGGGTCAGGAGCCGTCGCAGGCGGCCTTGGACGCGCTCGCAGGTGGCGAGGCGGTGGCGTTCAATCCTGATCAGGTGACCGACGGGGCGCTGACCATCCAACTGTGGGACTACGCTGCCGGGAACTATCCGTCGTACGGGGACGAGGCGGGGCCGACAAACAAGCCGTCAGGAGAATTTGGCCTGCCCGCCGTCGTGGAACGAACTGCCGGTGGTCAGACGCGAGCGTTCGCGGGGATCATCTCGCCAGCCACGGCGGCGGAGCTCGGATACCCGGTGGTTCCGAGCACCGTATACGTCCACGTGGACGGCGGCATCGACCAGAAGCAGGAAGCGCGGATCAACGCAGCATTGACGACCGCAGGCGGCGGTTGGTTGCGCGTTGAACGCCTCTACGAGACGCCTCAATACCAGTTGCTACTGGCCTATGCAGCATTGGCGGTGGCGCTCCTCGTGGCCGGCGCCGCGACCGGAGTGGCGTTAGGTTTGGCTCGCGCCGATGCCCGCAGGGACGACTTCACTCTGGCCTCGCTGGGCGCCTCACCTCGCCTCGCAAGGGCTTCCGCAGGCTGGCAAGGCGCCATCATCGTGGCAGTGGCCAGCGCCATGGGACTGGCAACCGGGTTGATGACGACATGGACCTTGAGCTACCAGAGCCTTGACATGCAGTTCAGCCCGCCGTGGCTGTGGCTTGGCGCCGCATTGATAGCGCTTCCGTCCGTGGTCGGTCTGCTCGCGGCCGCCTTCACCAAGCCTGTCCGGGCCACCCACTACCGTTTGGCCGCGTAG
- a CDS encoding ABC transporter ATP-binding protein, whose amino-acid sequence MRRAARTGEDSGPALRLREVNKTYPSGDTSIHALENVSLDVEAGEMVAVMGTSGSGKSTLLAIAGALLTPTSGVVEVGGLSLGTLGRRQLAAVRRERIGFVFQDFNLMPALTVLENVALPLDLAGASRATARSEARRALASVNMRQRSSDYPDDLSGGQQQRVAIARAIVGTRGLLLADEPTGALDSVTGDHVLAGLRERVDEGGAVVLVTHDPRHAAWADRIVYLADGRIIDQSTASRPEQLLAGEVR is encoded by the coding sequence ATGAGGCGCGCGGCAAGGACCGGTGAAGATTCAGGCCCCGCGCTACGCCTTCGAGAAGTGAACAAGACCTACCCCTCCGGCGACACCTCCATCCACGCGCTCGAGAACGTGAGCCTCGACGTCGAGGCGGGAGAGATGGTGGCCGTCATGGGCACGTCAGGCTCAGGGAAGTCCACCCTGCTCGCCATTGCGGGCGCGCTCCTGACTCCCACCTCCGGAGTTGTCGAGGTGGGTGGGCTCTCCCTTGGTACGCTCGGCCGCCGCCAACTCGCGGCCGTGCGTCGCGAGCGCATCGGCTTCGTGTTCCAGGACTTCAATCTCATGCCAGCCCTGACGGTCCTCGAGAACGTTGCCCTGCCGCTCGACCTTGCGGGCGCCTCCCGCGCCACCGCGCGGTCTGAGGCCAGGCGGGCACTTGCCTCAGTCAATATGCGACAGCGCAGCAGTGACTATCCTGACGACCTCTCGGGTGGTCAGCAGCAGCGCGTCGCTATCGCGCGCGCCATCGTGGGAACACGCGGGCTGCTGCTTGCCGACGAGCCCACGGGAGCTCTGGACTCCGTCACCGGTGACCATGTGCTGGCTGGGTTGCGAGAGCGAGTCGATGAGGGCGGCGCGGTGGTATTGGTGACCCACGATCCACGCCACGCCGCATGGGCTGACCGCATTGTGTACCTGGCGGACGGGCGGATCATCGATCAGTCGACTGCGTCCCGGCCAGAGCAACTACTCGCTGGCGAAGTGCGGTGA
- a CDS encoding PadR family transcriptional regulator, with translation MSIKNALLALLVEGEQYGYELRAGFEQRTGGAWPLNIGQVYTTLDRLERDGLVERREADDERQVHYALTDAGRKAASQWWATPTVPASPGREDIALKVALAATSPGVDVGAVIQAQRKAAMEALQDFTRAKRTSSGADDAWELVADAMIFRAEAEVRWLDHTESRLARRRASRAQAAAPASTDTVAHETVGRS, from the coding sequence ATGTCCATCAAGAACGCATTGCTTGCGCTGCTCGTCGAGGGGGAGCAGTACGGGTACGAGCTGCGCGCAGGATTCGAACAGCGCACTGGTGGGGCATGGCCCCTCAACATCGGGCAGGTATACACCACGCTTGACCGTCTTGAGCGAGACGGCCTCGTGGAGCGCCGAGAAGCGGACGATGAGCGCCAGGTGCACTACGCACTCACCGATGCCGGCAGGAAGGCCGCATCCCAATGGTGGGCGACACCGACCGTTCCGGCGAGCCCCGGCCGCGAGGACATCGCACTCAAAGTCGCGCTCGCGGCGACCAGCCCCGGCGTGGACGTCGGTGCGGTCATTCAGGCCCAGCGCAAGGCGGCCATGGAGGCCCTGCAGGACTTCACGCGCGCCAAGCGCACATCGTCCGGCGCAGATGACGCGTGGGAACTGGTGGCGGACGCCATGATCTTCCGAGCAGAGGCCGAGGTGCGGTGGCTCGACCACACCGAGTCGCGGCTCGCGAGACGGCGCGCCTCGCGCGCTCAGGCCGCGGCCCCGGCCTCCACAGATACGGTCGCCCACGAAACGGTGGGTCGGTCATGA
- a CDS encoding low temperature requirement protein A → MRALRKMVSTHATPEDHKVTTAELFFDLVYVFAFTQVTAWIAHEASPLGAAQGLTLLTVLWWTWVPYVRLGNSVRADRGLPLMGFVVTMAAVFVAGFAINGLWEAEGGTLKPLTFAAMYLVIRGVHASISAYVSRDDDRALRHLAWLAAAWLPSSALLIVGAFMSPETRLWWWIATIAADLAVSYVLDAVGRSPELRSGGHVAERYNLMLIVALGESVVAVGAAADQVELGATLLAFAVAGIALAVGLWGPYFRAVGPALEEALTSAKEKLKPAVVRDLFTYLHLPLVAGIIVAAAGVEEAIKALESDEPSGVAGTLIAVGAAVYLATLAVVMRLAGGRWSVLAVAALFVATAVWWASSLAVLALLALVAVVLGAATVFTPGRSEEEVSVVEVKE, encoded by the coding sequence GTGCGCGCACTGCGCAAGATGGTGAGCACTCACGCCACTCCCGAGGATCACAAGGTCACCACGGCTGAGCTGTTCTTTGACCTTGTCTACGTGTTCGCCTTCACGCAGGTCACCGCGTGGATCGCACACGAGGCTTCGCCGCTTGGCGCCGCACAGGGCCTCACGTTGCTCACAGTCTTGTGGTGGACGTGGGTTCCCTACGTGCGACTCGGCAACAGCGTCAGGGCCGATCGCGGCCTTCCACTCATGGGCTTCGTCGTCACGATGGCCGCCGTCTTTGTGGCCGGCTTCGCCATCAACGGGCTCTGGGAGGCGGAAGGCGGGACGCTCAAGCCGCTCACCTTCGCGGCGATGTACCTCGTGATCCGCGGCGTCCACGCCTCGATCTCCGCCTACGTCTCCCGTGATGACGACCGCGCGCTGCGGCACCTCGCGTGGCTCGCCGCCGCCTGGCTGCCCTCGTCCGCACTCCTCATCGTCGGCGCTTTCATGTCGCCGGAGACCCGGCTGTGGTGGTGGATCGCCACGATTGCCGCCGACCTCGCAGTCTCGTACGTACTCGACGCGGTGGGACGCAGCCCGGAACTGCGATCAGGCGGGCACGTCGCGGAGCGCTACAACCTCATGTTGATCGTGGCGCTTGGCGAGTCGGTGGTGGCCGTCGGGGCCGCGGCAGACCAGGTCGAACTGGGCGCCACCCTGCTGGCCTTCGCCGTGGCGGGCATCGCCTTGGCCGTCGGGCTCTGGGGCCCCTACTTCAGGGCCGTGGGGCCCGCACTGGAAGAGGCGCTCACGTCCGCGAAGGAGAAACTCAAGCCTGCGGTGGTGCGGGACCTCTTTACGTATCTGCACCTGCCGCTTGTTGCCGGGATCATCGTCGCTGCCGCCGGCGTCGAGGAAGCGATCAAGGCGCTCGAGTCCGACGAGCCCAGCGGGGTCGCGGGCACCTTGATCGCCGTCGGCGCGGCCGTCTACCTCGCGACCCTCGCTGTCGTGATGCGCCTGGCCGGCGGTCGGTGGTCGGTACTCGCGGTGGCCGCCCTGTTCGTCGCCACCGCCGTGTGGTGGGCGTCGTCCCTTGCCGTGCTCGCCCTGCTCGCGTTGGTCGCCGTCGTGCTCGGCGCCGCGACCGTGTTCACACCTGGTCGCTCGGAAGAGGAAGTCTCAGTGGTGGAGGTCAAGGAGTAG
- a CDS encoding flavodoxin family protein, with the protein MTQQEFSDLKALFINCTLKPSPETSNTQGLLDVAAAVMANQGVTVDTFRAVDHDIAPGMAADMTEDVPGGNQPSDDWPALAERVLQADILVLGSPIWLGAESSVARRVIERLYAISSEPNERGQYQFYGRAGGAVVTGNEDGYKHVARELLYSLQHIGFTVPPQADTGWVGAAGPGPSYLSDDGGGQDNDFTQQTATFMAWNLMHTARWLKDSGGFPAGGNSSKAWSEGERFGHPAASSQG; encoded by the coding sequence ATGACACAGCAAGAATTCTCTGACCTGAAGGCGCTCTTCATCAACTGCACGCTGAAGCCGTCACCTGAGACGAGCAACACGCAGGGCCTGCTCGACGTGGCGGCGGCTGTCATGGCAAACCAAGGCGTCACGGTCGATACCTTCAGGGCGGTCGACCACGACATTGCGCCAGGTATGGCGGCTGACATGACGGAGGATGTGCCTGGCGGCAACCAGCCGAGCGACGATTGGCCCGCGCTGGCCGAGCGCGTCCTTCAGGCGGACATCCTGGTGCTGGGCTCGCCCATCTGGCTCGGCGCCGAGTCATCGGTCGCGCGCCGCGTCATCGAGCGCCTGTATGCGATCAGCAGTGAACCAAACGAACGCGGCCAGTACCAGTTCTACGGCCGCGCAGGTGGAGCAGTCGTCACGGGTAACGAGGACGGCTACAAGCACGTGGCGAGGGAGTTGCTCTATTCGCTCCAGCACATCGGGTTCACTGTCCCGCCTCAGGCCGACACCGGCTGGGTGGGCGCGGCGGGCCCCGGCCCCTCCTATCTCAGTGACGACGGCGGCGGCCAAGACAACGATTTCACGCAGCAGACCGCCACCTTCATGGCGTGGAACCTCATGCATACTGCGCGCTGGCTCAAGGATTCGGGGGGCTTCCCCGCTGGGGGGAACTCGTCGAAGGCGTGGAGCGAGGGCGAGCGCTTTGGCCACCCGGCGGCGAGTAGCCAGGGGTAA
- a CDS encoding Pr6Pr family membrane protein, producing MSRHHSASTRWVATLRVAMSLLIVGALIATLTDNSGLVPSSYLDLLSYYTLQTNVAALIVWVVATVAASGMAQAPWWLEVGRAFVAANLVLIACVYWVQVAPLGLEHGPQLVTVMIISHVVTPLYMIAEHLLVGTRLPVPTRLLPWLVAYPMAWSAAAVIRVWSGGWVPYEYLEPSRGIGAVAVTIAAQGAVLCALTWAAMRLRAWRRVPDPAYRAETSPTSIEMARSDVSQRAFSLAASTDITPQSPKSSI from the coding sequence ATGAGCCGTCACCATTCCGCCTCTACCCGCTGGGTAGCCACGCTGCGCGTCGCGATGTCGCTTCTCATCGTCGGCGCGCTCATCGCGACGCTCACTGACAATTCCGGCCTGGTTCCGTCGAGTTACTTGGATCTCCTCAGCTACTACACGCTCCAGACGAACGTGGCGGCTTTGATCGTGTGGGTGGTGGCAACAGTCGCCGCGAGCGGCATGGCTCAAGCACCGTGGTGGCTCGAAGTCGGGCGCGCCTTCGTCGCCGCCAACCTCGTGCTCATTGCGTGCGTCTACTGGGTGCAGGTGGCGCCGCTTGGCCTTGAGCACGGGCCGCAACTGGTGACGGTGATGATCATCTCCCACGTGGTCACGCCGCTCTACATGATCGCGGAACACTTGCTCGTCGGCACTCGGCTGCCCGTCCCCACCAGGCTGTTGCCGTGGCTCGTTGCCTACCCGATGGCATGGTCGGCGGCTGCTGTCATCCGCGTGTGGTCGGGGGGTTGGGTGCCGTATGAGTACCTTGAACCTTCGCGCGGCATCGGAGCTGTCGCTGTGACGATTGCGGCGCAAGGGGCCGTGCTGTGCGCCCTCACCTGGGCGGCCATGCGGCTGCGGGCGTGGCGCCGTGTGCCAGATCCCGCCTACCGGGCCGAGACGTCACCAACATCGATAGAAATGGCGCGCAGCGATGTCTCCCAGCGCGCCTTCTCCCTCGCCGCGAGCACGGACATCACTCCCCAGAGCCCCAAGTCGTCGATATAG
- a CDS encoding carbonic anhydrase, whose translation MGITDELLEHNADYAAEYIADRPLAPKRQLAVVACMDSRLDTFAMLGLDIGDAHVIRNAGGVVTDDVIRSLTISQRKLGTREIVLIHHTDCGALTFSDDELRNELLDETGLKPTWSPESFKDLDADLRQSMARLQRCPFLVDTTQVRGFVFDVHSGRLREVV comes from the coding sequence ATGGGTATCACTGACGAACTGCTCGAGCACAACGCCGACTACGCCGCCGAGTACATTGCCGACCGTCCCCTCGCCCCCAAGCGTCAACTCGCCGTGGTGGCGTGCATGGACTCGCGGCTCGATACCTTCGCCATGCTCGGCCTGGACATCGGTGACGCGCACGTCATCAGGAACGCTGGCGGCGTGGTGACGGACGACGTGATCCGTTCGCTCACCATCTCGCAGCGAAAACTGGGCACGCGAGAGATCGTGCTCATTCACCACACCGACTGCGGCGCCCTGACCTTTAGCGACGACGAACTGCGCAACGAGTTGCTCGACGAGACGGGGCTCAAGCCCACCTGGAGCCCCGAGTCCTTCAAGGACCTCGATGCCGACCTGCGTCAGTCGATGGCCCGCTTGCAGCGCTGCCCGTTCCTCGTGGACACGACGCAGGTGCGCGGTTTCGTGTTCGACGTGCATTCTGGGCGCTTGCGCGAGGTCGTGTAG
- a CDS encoding SDR family NAD(P)-dependent oxidoreductase — MARIFITGSTRGIGAETARQLIDLGHEVVVHARNAAREDDAAKAVPGAAGIVTGELDSLASTAALAASASAQGPYDVIIHNAGVGGGLAGRELTSDGFERIFHTNVIAPYMLTGLMVLPRRIVYLTSGLEANGTWAPEDLQWTQREWRGMQAYSDSKLHDLMLALEVAARYRHVISNAVDPGWIKTEMGGPQAPDPVELGAETQVWLATSDDAEATLSGRYLKRRQELAPNPIALDAPSRTALIDELERLTEVSLPSREQ; from the coding sequence ATGGCACGCATTTTCATTACCGGTTCCACCCGCGGCATCGGCGCGGAGACCGCGCGACAACTGATCGACCTTGGCCACGAGGTGGTGGTGCACGCCCGCAACGCCGCCAGGGAGGACGACGCGGCAAAGGCGGTTCCCGGTGCCGCTGGGATCGTGACGGGCGAACTCGATAGCCTCGCCTCAACCGCCGCGCTCGCCGCGTCCGCGAGCGCACAGGGACCCTACGACGTGATCATTCACAACGCCGGCGTCGGCGGCGGCTTGGCCGGCAGGGAGTTAACCTCCGACGGTTTCGAGCGCATCTTCCACACCAACGTCATCGCGCCCTACATGCTGACCGGTCTCATGGTGTTGCCGCGGCGCATCGTCTACCTGACCTCGGGGCTGGAAGCGAACGGCACCTGGGCGCCAGAGGACTTGCAGTGGACGCAACGCGAGTGGCGCGGCATGCAAGCCTACTCGGACTCCAAGCTCCACGACCTGATGCTCGCGCTGGAGGTCGCGGCGCGCTACCGCCATGTGATCTCGAACGCCGTCGACCCCGGCTGGATCAAGACGGAGATGGGCGGGCCGCAAGCGCCCGACCCCGTCGAGCTCGGCGCCGAGACCCAGGTGTGGCTAGCAACATCCGACGACGCTGAGGCGACGCTCAGCGGCCGCTACCTCAAGCGTCGTCAAGAACTCGCGCCCAACCCGATTGCACTCGACGCGCCCTCCCGCACCGCCCTGATCGACGAGTTGGAGCGCCTCACAGAAGTGAGCCTGCCGTCGCGGGAGCAGTAG
- the mmsB gene encoding multiple monosaccharide ABC transporter permease, with the protein MTGTANLKDLMLRNVRQSGIFIAFVAIVALFTWRTDGTLLSPGNLTNIVLQYSYILVLAIGMVIVIIGGHIDLSVGSVAAFASAVSGLLVIREGLPWWLGVLAAVTVGIIAGAWQGFWVAFVGIPAFIVTLAGMLLFRGTTWYVLGSISLSPFPKVYQDIGNGFANGWLGGDGYDLFTILIFAFAVAGYAASAVRGRQARLAYNQSVESLWLFILKIVAVGAVVMAFAWQLANARGLPYVLIILGVLVMVYTVVTTRTVFGRHVYAIGGNLTAATLSGVKVKWVNFGIMLNMGFLAGVAGVLYSARTNSAQPGAGQLFELDAIAASFIGGAAVTGGVGRVTGAMVGGLIMAVLSNGMSLLGLELPEQQMVKGLVLLLAVAFDVYNKRRAGTK; encoded by the coding sequence ATGACAGGCACGGCCAACCTCAAAGACTTAATGCTGCGCAATGTGCGCCAGAGCGGCATCTTCATCGCCTTCGTGGCGATCGTGGCGCTGTTCACGTGGAGAACCGACGGCACGCTCCTGAGCCCAGGAAACCTCACCAACATCGTGTTGCAGTACTCCTACATCCTGGTGCTGGCCATCGGCATGGTGATCGTCATCATCGGTGGGCACATCGACCTGTCGGTGGGTTCCGTCGCCGCGTTCGCCAGCGCCGTCTCGGGACTGCTCGTGATCAGGGAAGGACTGCCCTGGTGGCTGGGCGTGCTCGCCGCCGTGACTGTCGGCATCATCGCTGGCGCCTGGCAGGGCTTCTGGGTCGCCTTTGTGGGCATTCCTGCGTTCATCGTGACGCTGGCAGGCATGCTCTTGTTCCGAGGCACCACGTGGTACGTGCTCGGATCGATCTCCCTGTCGCCGTTCCCCAAGGTCTACCAAGACATCGGCAACGGCTTTGCCAACGGGTGGCTCGGTGGAGACGGCTACGACCTCTTCACCATCCTGATCTTCGCCTTCGCCGTCGCTGGCTACGCGGCCAGCGCAGTGCGTGGGCGTCAGGCGCGTCTCGCCTACAACCAGAGCGTCGAGTCGCTGTGGCTCTTCATCCTGAAGATCGTCGCCGTCGGTGCCGTCGTCATGGCGTTTGCGTGGCAGCTCGCGAATGCTCGCGGCCTTCCGTACGTGCTCATCATTCTTGGTGTGCTGGTCATGGTGTACACCGTCGTCACTACGCGCACCGTGTTCGGCCGCCACGTCTACGCCATTGGTGGCAACCTCACCGCGGCCACGCTGTCTGGCGTCAAGGTCAAGTGGGTCAATTTCGGCATCATGCTCAACATGGGCTTCCTGGCCGGTGTGGCAGGCGTGCTGTACTCAGCTCGTACCAACTCAGCGCAGCCGGGAGCAGGACAACTGTTCGAGCTCGACGCCATCGCCGCATCGTTCATCGGTGGCGCGGCGGTCACCGGCGGCGTCGGCCGAGTGACGGGAGCCATGGTCGGTGGTTTGATCATGGCCGTGCTGTCCAACGGCATGTCGCTCTTGGGCCTCGAACTGCCGGAGCAGCAGATGGTCAAGGGTCTCGTGTTGCTTCTCGCAGTGGCATTCGACGTGTACAACAAGCGTCGCGCAGGAACCAAATAG
- the mmsA gene encoding multiple monosaccharide ABC transporter ATP-binding protein, whose amino-acid sequence MQSITKEFPGVKALEDVNLTVEQGEIHAICGENGAGKSTLMKVLSGVYPYGTYDGDIVFEGQVARFHSINESEDAGIVIIHQELALVPHLTVAENIFLGNERRGRTGLIDWNRANHEATELMNQVGLHENPVTPVSQLGVGKQQLIEIAKALSKDVKLLILDEPTAALNDTDSAHLLGLLRKLKERGITSIMISHKLNEIENIADTTTVIRDGKTIEALNMADDGVDQDRIIRGMVGRDLEHRYPERDSHVGEEVFRVEDWTVYHPTQQERVVIEDASFFVRAGEVVGIAGLMGAGRTELAMSIFGRAYGRAHSGTILKDGKVLNLRTVSDAIDAGIAYVTEDRKKYGLNLIDNVRRNVSSAALFKLSRNGFVNGNEELKVAEEYRSSMNIKTPTVMQTVNNLSGGNQQKVVLSKWIYTDADVIILDEPTRGIDVGAKYEIFTIVNRLAAEGKAVIVISSELPELLGTCDRIYTLAFGRITGVVDVADATQEGLMKLMTQERSAANGGAEEMEQAQS is encoded by the coding sequence ATGCAGAGCATCACCAAGGAATTTCCCGGCGTCAAGGCGCTGGAAGACGTGAATCTGACCGTCGAACAGGGCGAGATCCACGCGATCTGCGGCGAGAACGGCGCAGGAAAGTCGACCCTCATGAAGGTCCTGTCGGGCGTCTACCCGTACGGCACCTACGACGGCGACATTGTCTTTGAAGGGCAGGTTGCCCGCTTCCACTCGATCAACGAGTCCGAAGACGCAGGCATCGTCATCATTCACCAGGAGCTTGCGCTGGTGCCCCACCTCACGGTGGCGGAGAACATCTTCCTCGGCAACGAGCGCCGCGGCCGCACAGGACTCATTGACTGGAACCGTGCCAACCACGAGGCCACCGAGCTCATGAACCAGGTCGGGCTGCACGAGAACCCTGTGACGCCCGTCAGCCAGCTCGGTGTCGGCAAGCAGCAACTCATCGAGATTGCGAAGGCGCTCTCGAAGGACGTGAAGCTACTCATCCTCGACGAGCCCACCGCGGCGCTTAACGACACCGACTCGGCCCACCTGCTGGGCCTGCTGCGCAAGCTCAAAGAGCGCGGCATCACGTCGATCATGATCTCGCACAAACTCAATGAGATTGAGAACATCGCCGACACGACGACCGTGATTCGCGATGGCAAGACCATCGAGGCTCTCAACATGGCCGACGACGGTGTCGACCAGGACCGCATCATTCGCGGCATGGTGGGTCGCGACCTCGAACACCGCTACCCAGAGCGCGACTCGCACGTCGGCGAAGAGGTGTTCAGGGTCGAGGACTGGACCGTGTATCACCCCACGCAGCAAGAGCGCGTCGTCATCGAGGACGCCTCGTTCTTTGTCCGCGCGGGTGAGGTTGTCGGCATTGCAGGCCTGATGGGCGCAGGTCGCACTGAACTGGCGATGAGCATCTTCGGACGAGCCTATGGGCGCGCGCACTCCGGCACCATCCTCAAGGACGGCAAGGTGCTCAACCTCCGCACCGTGTCTGACGCGATCGATGCTGGCATCGCCTATGTGACAGAGGACCGCAAGAAGTACGGCCTCAACCTCATCGACAACGTGCGCCGCAACGTCTCGTCCGCAGCGCTCTTCAAGTTGAGCCGCAACGGCTTTGTCAACGGCAACGAAGAGCTCAAGGTGGCTGAGGAATACCGCAGCTCCATGAACATCAAGACGCCAACGGTCATGCAGACGGTCAACAACCTTTCTGGTGGAAACCAGCAGAAGGTGGTGTTGTCCAAGTGGATCTACACCGACGCCGACGTGATCATCCTTGATGAGCCCACGAGGGGCATTGACGTGGGCGCCAAGTACGAGATCTTCACGATCGTGAACCGGCTCGCCGCGGAGGGTAAGGCGGTGATCGTCATCTCTTCGGAGCTGCCGGAGCTGCTCGGCACGTGCGACCGGATCTACACCCTTGCCTTCGGGAGGATCACGGGCGTCGTCGACGTCGCGGATGCCACCCAAGAGGGCTTGATGAAATTGATGACTCAAGAACGTTCGGCCGCCAATGGAGGCGCCGAGGAAATGGAACAGGCGCAGTCATGA